A stretch of Ferribacterium limneticum DNA encodes these proteins:
- the xdp1 gene encoding exosortase-dependent surface protein XDP1, which produces MFFAKSRSAKYFWGKKMKNQLKAVVLAVGMLAAGQASATTWNLAGSTPSADVTTTAYSNTGGANNSTSTASNAATQTIETANWLGQSQGYGGIANNDGYYTNPNTGVTTRGSGCPSGSNLTYCDNLDAIGGTPEHAIDNAQRYDMALLNFGASVVKLSSVNLSWIQSDSDLTVLAFTGAGAFNENTMLKGLTYDKLTSNGWTVVGNTVGSSSTYTQAINGAGVASSYWLIGAFNPLVSSAGASMSGGFDYVKLSSVVGTTCPPGSTGGTGGCGSNKAPEPGSLALMGVGLLGLLRLRKRR; this is translated from the coding sequence ATGTTTTTTGCTAAATCAAGATCAGCAAAGTACTTTTGGGGCAAAAAAATGAAAAACCAATTAAAGGCAGTCGTTCTGGCAGTAGGCATGCTTGCCGCAGGTCAGGCTTCGGCTACGACATGGAACTTGGCGGGCTCTACTCCATCTGCAGATGTGACGACTACTGCTTACTCCAACACTGGGGGCGCTAATAACTCTACCAGTACAGCCAGCAACGCTGCGACACAAACCATTGAAACCGCGAATTGGTTGGGTCAGTCACAGGGCTATGGTGGGATTGCCAACAACGATGGTTATTACACCAATCCGAATACCGGTGTTACGACTAGGGGTAGCGGGTGTCCTAGTGGTAGCAATCTGACTTATTGTGACAATCTCGATGCTATCGGTGGCACTCCTGAGCACGCAATCGATAATGCTCAGCGCTACGATATGGCGCTGCTCAATTTCGGAGCCTCGGTAGTCAAGCTGAGTAGTGTAAATCTGAGTTGGATTCAGTCTGATTCCGACCTGACCGTACTGGCTTTCACCGGAGCTGGTGCTTTCAACGAAAACACCATGTTGAAAGGACTGACGTACGACAAGCTGACGTCAAATGGCTGGACAGTAGTTGGAAATACGGTTGGTAGTTCTTCTACCTATACCCAAGCCATTAACGGGGCTGGAGTTGCTTCTTCCTACTGGTTGATAGGTGCGTTCAATCCGCTTGTTAGTTCAGCAGGTGCATCTATGTCGGGAGGTTTCGACTATGTGAAACTTTCCTCGGTAGTCGGGACTACTTGTCCTCCGGGTTCGACTGGAGGTACGGGAGGGTGTGGCTCTAATAAGGCCCCGGAACCAGGTTCGCTAGCATTGATGGGCGTTGGCCTGCTTGGATTGCTCCGCTTGCGCAAGCGTCGGTAA
- a CDS encoding phosphopantetheine-binding protein, translated as MSELHEELKVFIIETMNLEDITPADIKDDTLLFADGGLGLDSIDALELVLGLKKKYGVVLEASDEKAREHLRSVATLAALIQSN; from the coding sequence ATGAGCGAACTACACGAGGAACTAAAGGTCTTCATCATCGAAACGATGAATCTCGAAGACATCACACCAGCCGACATCAAAGACGACACCCTGCTTTTTGCTGATGGCGGCCTAGGCCTCGATTCGATCGATGCGCTCGAACTTGTGCTCGGACTGAAGAAAAAGTATGGGGTGGTGCTTGAAGCCAGTGATGAAAAAGCACGCGAACATCTACGTTCGGTGGCTACGCTAGCAGCATTGATTCAGTCAAATTAA
- a CDS encoding serine hydrolase domain-containing protein has protein sequence MINRLAPLIAGAVFLLCGCATPPPVPPSDVRGNYDHTQKYLTWLVDREMVQNEITGISIALVDNQQVIWQQGFGYADLENKTPATPETVYRAGSIAKVFTAAAAMQLAEQGKLDIDRPLAAALPEFSIKSRFPNAAPVTPRNIMCHHSGLPSNFLRGLFVREPDRFDSVVEAIHDEHLAFPPNYVFSYSNLGMALLGAAIQKVSGQAFDTYMREHFFLPLDMPQSSFAQRPIAKAYDRNKESEVFSLRDMPAANLLSNVVDLSQFLKMQFAEGRVGNQQLLSAASLHEMVRIQNKDFPLTFKQYVGLGWMMSGIDIPGGGPVASHGGSLPDSHSMMAILPEHKLGVVVLSNSATSHVAVSKIAAEALRLMLEAKTGIRQNPALPVRAAERSPTPEELRQFDGHFDTMVGLARISTKSGQIDVDAAGHQFRLVPHEDGLLTIKYKVFGMLPVRVGAFEDIHLSMAEADGRQIIVGRIGDESLIFGEKLKPSLIPEPFLQNLGHYEIVGKIDGPSPDRLLLKEDHGILIGEAHFPEVPDLLLRIAFQPVSDNEVVTAGLGTSRGDTLRLIGAGDDATLGFSGIQLRKKLN, from the coding sequence ATGATCAACCGCCTTGCCCCGCTCATCGCCGGTGCCGTTTTTTTGCTCTGCGGCTGCGCCACGCCTCCCCCCGTTCCGCCGAGCGATGTTCGCGGCAACTATGACCACACGCAGAAATACCTCACCTGGCTGGTCGACCGCGAAATGGTCCAAAACGAGATCACTGGAATCAGTATCGCTTTGGTCGATAACCAACAGGTGATCTGGCAGCAAGGCTTCGGTTATGCCGACCTGGAAAACAAGACCCCGGCTACGCCAGAAACGGTCTATCGGGCCGGCTCCATCGCCAAGGTATTTACCGCAGCTGCCGCCATGCAACTCGCCGAACAGGGCAAACTCGACATCGACCGCCCCTTGGCGGCCGCGCTGCCCGAATTCTCGATCAAGAGCCGCTTTCCGAATGCCGCCCCGGTTACGCCGCGCAACATTATGTGCCATCACTCCGGACTGCCATCGAACTTCCTGCGCGGTCTCTTTGTACGCGAACCTGACCGTTTTGACTCTGTGGTTGAGGCCATTCACGACGAACATCTCGCCTTTCCGCCCAACTACGTTTTTTCCTATTCCAATCTTGGCATGGCGCTACTTGGCGCCGCTATACAGAAAGTCAGCGGCCAAGCCTTCGACACTTACATGCGTGAGCATTTCTTCCTGCCACTGGACATGCCCCAGAGCAGTTTCGCTCAACGCCCGATCGCCAAAGCCTATGACCGCAACAAGGAAAGCGAGGTTTTCTCGTTACGCGACATGCCCGCCGCCAACCTACTGAGCAATGTCGTCGACCTCAGCCAGTTCCTGAAAATGCAGTTTGCCGAGGGCAGAGTGGGCAATCAGCAACTGCTGTCGGCAGCCTCCTTGCACGAGATGGTCCGCATCCAGAACAAGGATTTCCCACTAACCTTCAAGCAATACGTCGGTCTTGGCTGGATGATGAGCGGCATCGACATTCCCGGCGGCGGCCCGGTCGCTAGTCATGGCGGCTCGCTACCCGATTCGCACAGCATGATGGCGATTTTGCCGGAGCACAAACTGGGCGTAGTTGTCCTTTCCAATTCGGCCACCTCGCATGTCGCCGTCTCGAAAATTGCCGCCGAAGCCCTGCGCCTGATGCTGGAAGCAAAAACCGGCATTCGCCAGAATCCTGCCCTCCCAGTTCGCGCCGCTGAACGCTCACCAACCCCCGAAGAATTACGCCAGTTCGATGGTCATTTCGACACCATGGTCGGACTGGCCAGAATCAGCACAAAATCCGGCCAGATCGACGTCGATGCGGCCGGCCACCAATTCCGCCTGGTACCGCACGAAGACGGCCTGCTGACCATCAAATACAAAGTGTTCGGCATGTTGCCGGTGCGCGTCGGCGCTTTCGAGGACATTCATCTATCAATGGCTGAAGCTGATGGGCGTCAGATAATCGTCGGAAGAATCGGCGACGAATCACTGATCTTCGGTGAAAAACTAAAACCATCGCTCATTCCTGAGCCTTTCCTGCAAAATCTCGGTCACTACGAAATTGTCGGCAAGATTGACGGACCATCGCCAGACAGGCTTCTGCTCAAGGAAGACCACGGAATCCTGATTGGCGAGGCACATTTTCCCGAGGTACCCGACCTGCTGCTACGCATCGCCTTCCAGCCGGTATCCGACAACGAAGTGGTTACCGCTGGCCTAGGCACCAGCCGTGGCGATACACTACGCCTTATCGGCGCAGGCGACGACGCCACGTTGGGCTTTTCCGGCATTCAACTACGCAAGAAACTGAACTGA
- the cysE gene encoding serine O-acetyltransferase, with product MFRHLREDIRAVFDRDPAARSFWEVLTCYPGIHALIMHRLAHWLWGHRLRWLARFTAHLARMLTGIEIHPGATIGRRFFIDHGMGVVIGETAIIGDDVTLYHGVTLGGTSWNKGKRHPTLEDGVVIGAGAKVLGPITISAGAKVGSNAVVTKPVPAGATAVGNPARIIDQQTREREAQAEKLGFSAYAVARDQDDPLAKAIHALLDHAAETDRRLASLVKELEAQGVKCDEEVQQADSFDPKYLSKIVD from the coding sequence ATGTTCCGGCATTTGCGTGAGGACATCCGTGCGGTTTTCGACCGCGATCCGGCGGCCCGCTCGTTCTGGGAGGTGCTGACCTGCTACCCCGGTATCCACGCCCTGATCATGCATCGTCTGGCTCACTGGCTGTGGGGGCATCGCCTGCGCTGGTTGGCGCGTTTTACGGCCCACCTGGCGCGTATGCTGACCGGCATCGAAATCCACCCGGGAGCTACGATCGGTCGCCGTTTTTTTATCGATCACGGCATGGGGGTTGTTATCGGTGAAACGGCCATCATTGGTGACGACGTTACGCTTTACCATGGGGTCACGTTGGGCGGCACCTCTTGGAACAAGGGCAAACGCCATCCGACATTGGAAGATGGGGTGGTTATCGGCGCTGGTGCCAAGGTGCTCGGCCCGATCACGATCAGTGCTGGCGCCAAGGTCGGCTCGAATGCCGTGGTAACCAAGCCCGTCCCGGCAGGGGCTACTGCCGTTGGCAACCCGGCGCGAATTATTGATCAGCAAACACGCGAACGCGAGGCTCAAGCTGAAAAACTGGGCTTCTCCGCCTATGCCGTTGCCCGCGATCAGGATGATCCGCTGGCCAAGGCTATCCACGCGCTGCTTGATCACGCAGCCGAGACGGATCGTCGTCTTGCTTCTCTGGTCAAGGAGCTTGAGGCGCAAGGCGTCAAGTGTGACGAAGAAGTGCAGCAGGCCGATTCCTTTGATCCGAAATACCTGAGCAAAATAGTTGACTAA
- the iscR gene encoding Fe-S cluster assembly transcriptional regulator IscR, which yields MRLTTKGRFAVTAMMDLALRGEDGPVALASISERQKISLSYLEQLFGKLRRHKLVDSVRGPGGGYCIARPLELVQVADIIRAVDEQLDATQCGGRENCHDEHRCMTHDLWTTLNIKMFEYLSSVTLADLVACEKQKRTPATIALEDKRRLGPQPRGRAGSEKIPAAI from the coding sequence ATGCGTTTAACGACCAAAGGACGTTTTGCCGTAACGGCCATGATGGATCTCGCCTTGCGTGGTGAGGACGGGCCGGTTGCGCTGGCCAGCATCAGCGAGCGGCAGAAGATATCGCTGTCTTACTTGGAGCAGTTGTTCGGCAAGCTGCGCCGCCACAAGTTGGTTGATAGTGTGCGTGGTCCTGGCGGCGGCTACTGCATTGCCCGGCCGCTCGAGCTGGTGCAGGTGGCCGATATCATCCGCGCTGTCGATGAGCAACTCGACGCCACGCAGTGCGGGGGGCGCGAGAATTGCCACGACGAACATCGTTGCATGACGCATGACCTGTGGACGACGTTGAATATAAAGATGTTCGAGTACCTTTCTTCGGTGACGCTGGCTGATTTGGTTGCCTGCGAGAAGCAAAAGCGCACTCCCGCTACCATTGCGCTCGAAGACAAGCGCCGCCTCGGTCCGCAGCCGCGTGGTCGTGCTGGGAGTGAAAAGATCCCTGCTGCTATCTGA
- a CDS encoding cysteine desulfurase family protein: MFRPVYLDHNATTPLDPAVLAAMLPWLESQYGNASSRHEYGRRARQAIDEARQRVAASVNAHPTEVVFTSGGSEANNLFLKGAAASLKPGILAVSAIEHPCVLKPAAQLAKQGWQVKHIAVDGAGRVNAEDYAEAMLARPKLVSVMLANNETGVVQDVAALASSAKSAGCWFHTDAVQALGKLDIDFRALSVAGVHAMTLSAHKACGPKGAAALVLDKRVELQPLIAGGGHERGLRSGTENVPAIVGFGFAAELAANRVAELSARLRVMQAKLEAGLVGLGARVFATDAMRLPNTSYFAFPDIDGETLVGKLDREGFAVASGAACSSANPEPSHVLRAMGVAPEISRGAIRVSLGASNTEAEIEQFINALQATVGRLQGLTAMAV, from the coding sequence ATGTTTCGCCCTGTCTATCTCGACCACAACGCCACGACGCCGCTCGATCCTGCGGTGTTGGCAGCGATGTTGCCCTGGCTGGAAAGTCAGTACGGTAATGCGTCGAGTCGCCACGAGTATGGCCGGCGGGCCAGGCAGGCGATTGATGAGGCACGGCAAAGAGTTGCCGCGTCAGTTAACGCCCACCCGACGGAAGTGGTTTTTACCAGCGGTGGCAGCGAGGCCAATAACCTGTTCCTGAAGGGGGCTGCGGCCAGCCTCAAGCCCGGCATACTCGCCGTCAGTGCCATTGAGCATCCCTGTGTGCTCAAGCCGGCGGCCCAACTGGCAAAGCAGGGCTGGCAGGTCAAACATATTGCGGTCGATGGTGCCGGAAGAGTCAACGCCGAGGATTACGCAGAAGCCATGCTGGCTAGGCCAAAGTTGGTATCGGTGATGCTCGCCAACAACGAAACCGGTGTTGTGCAGGATGTCGCCGCGCTGGCAAGCTCGGCAAAGAGCGCTGGCTGCTGGTTTCATACCGATGCTGTACAGGCGCTGGGTAAGCTGGATATCGACTTTCGCGCCCTGAGCGTGGCTGGCGTGCATGCCATGACATTGTCAGCCCACAAGGCCTGTGGCCCGAAAGGGGCGGCGGCGCTGGTTCTCGACAAGCGTGTCGAATTGCAGCCGCTGATTGCCGGTGGTGGCCATGAGCGAGGCTTGCGTTCCGGCACTGAAAATGTGCCGGCAATCGTCGGATTTGGCTTTGCAGCGGAACTTGCAGCGAATCGTGTTGCCGAATTGTCGGCTCGCTTGCGGGTCATGCAGGCGAAGCTGGAAGCAGGGCTGGTTGGTTTGGGTGCCCGGGTCTTTGCGACAGATGCGATGCGTTTGCCGAATACCAGCTATTTCGCCTTTCCGGACATCGATGGCGAAACGCTGGTCGGCAAGCTGGACCGCGAAGGATTTGCCGTGGCCAGCGGCGCGGCGTGTTCCAGTGCCAATCCGGAGCCATCGCATGTCTTGCGGGCAATGGGTGTGGCGCCGGAAATCTCCCGCGGGGCAATACGTGTCAGCCTCGGGGCAAGTAACACTGAAGCTGAAATTGAACAATTCATCAACGCCTTGCAGGCTACAGTCGGACGCCTGCAGGGACTGACGGCGATGGCTGTCTGA
- a CDS encoding IscS subfamily cysteine desulfurase, with the protein MKLPIYLDYSATTPVDPRVAEKMIPYLCEHFGNPASRSHSFGWVADAAVEEAREQVAALVNADPKEIVWTSGATESNNLAIKGAANFYAGTKGKHIITVKTEHKAVLDTVREMERQGFEATYLDVKDDGLLDLEVFKAAIRPDTVLVSVMYVNNEVGVIQPIAELGEICREKGIIFHVDAAQATGKVDIDLSKLKVDLMSFCAHKTYGPKGIGALYVRRKPRIRLEAQMHGGGHERGFRSGTLPTHQIVGMGECFRLAKEEMVEENKRVGALRDKLLKGLQDIEATFVNGDLTQRVAHNLNISFAYVEGESMIMAIKDLAVSSGSACTSASLEPSYVLRALGRDDELAHSSIRFSIGRFTTEEEIDYAIKLLHQKVGKLRELSPLWEMYKDGIDLSTVQWAAH; encoded by the coding sequence ATGAAACTCCCCATCTACCTTGATTACTCGGCAACCACCCCGGTCGACCCCCGTGTCGCCGAAAAAATGATTCCCTACCTCTGTGAGCATTTCGGCAATCCGGCCTCTCGTTCGCACAGCTTCGGCTGGGTGGCCGATGCCGCGGTCGAAGAAGCTCGCGAGCAGGTCGCTGCGCTGGTCAATGCGGACCCCAAGGAAATCGTCTGGACCTCCGGTGCTACCGAATCCAATAACCTCGCTATCAAGGGTGCCGCCAATTTTTACGCTGGCACCAAGGGTAAGCACATCATTACGGTGAAGACCGAGCACAAGGCTGTGCTCGATACCGTGCGCGAAATGGAACGCCAGGGTTTCGAGGCGACCTACCTCGACGTCAAGGACGACGGCCTGCTCGACCTGGAAGTCTTCAAGGCAGCGATTCGCCCCGATACCGTGCTGGTCTCGGTGATGTACGTCAATAATGAAGTCGGCGTCATCCAGCCGATCGCCGAACTCGGTGAAATCTGTCGTGAGAAGGGCATCATCTTCCACGTCGATGCCGCCCAGGCGACCGGCAAGGTTGATATTGACCTGAGCAAGCTCAAGGTTGATCTGATGAGCTTCTGCGCTCACAAGACCTATGGCCCGAAGGGTATCGGCGCGTTGTACGTCCGCCGCAAGCCGCGTATTCGTCTCGAGGCACAGATGCACGGTGGCGGTCATGAACGCGGTTTTCGCTCGGGCACGCTGCCGACGCATCAGATTGTCGGTATGGGCGAATGCTTCCGTTTGGCCAAGGAAGAAATGGTTGAAGAGAACAAGCGCGTTGGCGCACTGCGCGACAAGTTGCTGAAGGGCTTGCAGGATATCGAGGCCACTTTCGTCAATGGCGACTTGACGCAGCGCGTGGCGCACAATCTCAACATCAGCTTTGCCTATGTTGAAGGTGAGTCGATGATCATGGCCATCAAGGATCTGGCTGTTTCCTCTGGCTCGGCCTGCACCTCAGCCAGCCTGGAACCTTCCTACGTATTGCGTGCCTTGGGACGCGATGACGAGTTGGCGCACAGCTCCATCCGTTTTAGCATCGGTCGCTTTACGACTGAAGAAGAAATTGACTATGCAATCAAATTGTTGCATCAGAAAGTTGGCAAGCTACGCGAACTTTCACCGCTATGGGAAATGTACAAGGACGGTATCGATCTGAGTACCGTTCAGTGGGCTGCGCATTAA
- the iscU gene encoding Fe-S cluster assembly scaffold IscU, whose translation MSYSVKVIDHYENPRNVGSFGKEDDGVGTGMVGAPACGDVMKLQIKVNKSGVIEDAKFKTYGCGSAIASSSLVTEWVKGKTVDQALAIKNTEIAEELALPPVKIHCSILAEDAIKAAVADYKKKHGE comes from the coding sequence ATGAGCTATAGCGTAAAAGTCATTGATCACTATGAGAATCCGCGTAACGTCGGTTCGTTTGGCAAGGAAGACGATGGCGTTGGTACCGGCATGGTGGGCGCTCCGGCCTGCGGCGACGTGATGAAGCTGCAGATCAAGGTCAACAAGTCTGGCGTGATCGAAGATGCCAAGTTCAAGACCTACGGTTGCGGCTCGGCGATCGCTTCGTCGTCGCTGGTCACCGAGTGGGTCAAGGGCAAGACCGTTGATCAGGCCCTGGCGATCAAAAACACTGAAATTGCCGAAGAGCTGGCGCTGCCGCCGGTTAAAATTCACTGTTCGATTCTGGCCGAGGATGCCATCAAGGCAGCTGTGGCGGATTACAAGAAAAAGCACGGAGAATAA
- the iscA gene encoding iron-sulfur cluster assembly protein IscA, with amino-acid sequence MGVTLSDTAAKHVANFLTKRGKGIGLRLGVRTSGCSGMAYKLEFVDEVNEDDLVFETAGVKVIVDAKSLPYLDGMELDFAREGLNEGFKFNNPNVKDQCGCGESFNV; translated from the coding sequence ATGGGCGTCACCTTGAGCGACACGGCGGCAAAGCACGTCGCCAACTTCCTGACCAAGCGGGGCAAGGGTATCGGCTTGCGCCTCGGCGTGCGGACCAGCGGCTGTTCCGGCATGGCGTACAAGCTGGAATTTGTCGATGAGGTGAATGAAGACGATCTCGTTTTCGAAACTGCCGGCGTCAAGGTCATTGTTGATGCGAAGAGCCTGCCGTATCTGGACGGAATGGAACTGGATTTCGCCCGCGAAGGTTTGAACGAAGGTTTCAAGTTCAACAATCCGAACGTCAAGGATCAGTGCGGCTGCGGCGAATCGTTTAACGTCTGA
- the hscB gene encoding Fe-S protein assembly co-chaperone HscB produces MDLRADHFSLFGLNRGFRIDLSDLDSRYRDVQAQVHPDRFANASDAERRMSMQWATHANEAYQTLKKPLERAKYLLHLADHDIQAENNTAMPADFLMEQMEWREAVMEARNGGDHHELEHLHNRLRGDIKSRYEELAQLLDDENDYAVATDRVRRLMFLEKLLYEIDDALASLED; encoded by the coding sequence ATGGACCTGCGAGCCGATCACTTCTCCTTGTTTGGATTGAACCGTGGTTTCCGGATCGATCTCTCTGACTTGGACTCCCGTTACCGGGATGTCCAGGCGCAGGTTCATCCGGACCGCTTTGCCAACGCAAGCGATGCAGAGCGCCGGATGTCGATGCAGTGGGCAACACACGCCAACGAGGCTTACCAGACGCTGAAAAAGCCGCTGGAGAGGGCCAAATATTTGTTGCATCTGGCTGATCACGACATTCAGGCGGAAAACAATACCGCCATGCCAGCCGATTTTCTGATGGAACAGATGGAGTGGCGCGAAGCAGTGATGGAAGCGCGCAATGGCGGTGATCATCACGAACTCGAACATCTGCACAACCGCCTGCGTGGCGACATCAAGAGTCGCTACGAAGAACTCGCCCAGTTGCTGGATGATGAGAATGACTACGCCGTGGCGACTGATCGGGTGCGTCGCCTGATGTTTTTGGAAAAACTCCTGTACGAAATCGACGACGCGCTGGCGTCGCTGGAAGATTAA